The following are encoded in a window of Corynebacterium argentoratense DSM 44202 genomic DNA:
- a CDS encoding ATP-dependent RNA helicase yields MDTAKAQANNTPQPDNGSNPVKGVATSGGKDGGSGGVRSFPFDLKHIGNGLPVADCVDEFLRATATNPTIVVEAPPGTGKSTLIPPLLANILAARTENPANSHEAQKVVVVAPRRVAVRSAAGRLQQLHRSVIKENHPGQKQDSAAKTQATGSGSARDVGYAIRGETQAGRRVEFVTPGVLLRRLLADPELDGVGAVVLDEVHERQLDVDVLLAMLRELALLREDFLLVAMSATIDASRFASFLEAPVMSVAAATYPVEVEYAPHPGRVSGDRREFWAHVAKVAARELMADPQHSVLVFAPGVREVESVCALVDAELQNGGARAGGHGGAASLQQSGPRVVPLHGRQSSREQDAALRPGGQDGAVGRVIVATSIAESSVTVPGVRTVVDSGLARVPRQDAGRGMSGLVTLSAARSSMDQRAGRAGREAPGRVVRCMSEAEYAQAAAFNSPEISTRDLTDARLQVACWGPVEWFEAPPQVAWQQAEALLVSLGALAAKNDAGVGGGSGGDSDGSGVGGGSDADLVVTSRGRRMAAIPADPRIAEALLSLGTDAARWAAVLTAQPSGDVARWVPASAAERKRIDKTQQRFEALVRKQQISRRDQANVPAGAQTVVGKQDEQGIEVSAGLACGFAYPGQLARLIEGSDGTEYLLASGTRVRLPTGDRGFSNLVDREWLAVVEVSLSNAHNPSGRGGGSVTSVATVRSAASLSEKEALWVAEQTGMLSEEVVAEYNSTAGRLQGIRERRVGAIILNETRVQLQPDEAAQAVAAAIRTHGLALFEPLSDAAQNLRERMAFIQANQEALPGHHHGAWPDVSELNDGVGEIGGVGTVEEWLAPELQKIADGTPVKKIDLLDAFRRLLPWPQATELDTLAPERWRAPSGNTHRVDYSDPTQPKVSCKLQECFGLAESPVLCGQTVLFELLSPAGRPLAITGDLRSFWDGPYSQVRSEMRGRYPKHPWPEDPWAATATSLTKKRLEGRT; encoded by the coding sequence GTGGACACGGCGAAAGCGCAGGCGAACAACACACCACAGCCCGACAATGGCAGCAACCCGGTGAAAGGCGTAGCCACCAGTGGAGGCAAGGACGGGGGCTCGGGTGGGGTGAGGTCGTTCCCCTTCGACCTGAAGCATATCGGCAATGGTCTTCCGGTCGCAGACTGCGTCGACGAATTCCTGCGCGCCACAGCCACCAATCCGACCATTGTGGTGGAGGCTCCCCCTGGCACCGGTAAGTCCACACTGATTCCCCCACTGCTCGCGAATATCCTGGCCGCCCGGACGGAAAACCCAGCCAACAGCCACGAGGCTCAGAAGGTTGTGGTGGTTGCGCCCCGGCGCGTCGCCGTCCGCTCAGCAGCAGGGCGATTGCAACAGTTGCATCGCAGCGTCATTAAGGAAAATCACCCCGGGCAGAAGCAAGATTCTGCGGCGAAAACGCAGGCAACGGGGAGCGGTTCGGCCCGGGATGTGGGCTACGCGATCCGTGGGGAAACTCAGGCGGGGCGGCGCGTGGAGTTCGTGACCCCCGGCGTGCTGCTGCGAAGGCTGCTTGCGGACCCGGAATTGGACGGCGTCGGGGCGGTCGTGCTGGATGAGGTCCACGAGCGTCAACTGGACGTGGATGTGCTGCTGGCGATGCTGCGGGAACTTGCGCTGCTGCGGGAGGATTTTCTACTGGTAGCGATGTCGGCGACGATTGATGCCTCGCGCTTTGCGTCCTTTCTTGAGGCACCAGTGATGTCTGTGGCAGCCGCAACCTATCCGGTCGAAGTGGAGTATGCGCCCCACCCGGGGCGAGTTTCCGGGGATCGGCGGGAGTTCTGGGCGCATGTCGCGAAGGTGGCGGCGCGAGAGTTGATGGCCGACCCACAGCATTCCGTTCTGGTGTTCGCCCCTGGGGTACGCGAGGTGGAATCGGTGTGCGCACTGGTTGACGCCGAGCTGCAAAACGGCGGGGCACGGGCAGGTGGGCACGGGGGCGCAGCCAGTTTGCAGCAAAGTGGTCCGCGTGTAGTTCCATTGCATGGGCGGCAGTCTTCGCGGGAGCAAGATGCTGCGCTACGCCCAGGCGGGCAAGATGGCGCGGTGGGGCGGGTGATTGTCGCGACGTCGATAGCTGAATCCTCCGTCACGGTGCCTGGGGTACGGACAGTTGTGGACAGTGGGTTGGCGCGTGTGCCGCGGCAGGATGCGGGGCGCGGAATGTCGGGGTTGGTGACGTTGTCGGCCGCGCGGTCGAGCATGGACCAGCGGGCCGGACGTGCGGGACGTGAGGCACCAGGGCGTGTGGTGCGCTGCATGTCGGAGGCGGAATATGCGCAGGCTGCGGCGTTTAATTCTCCTGAGATCAGCACGCGTGACCTGACGGATGCGCGCCTGCAGGTGGCCTGTTGGGGGCCGGTTGAATGGTTCGAAGCGCCGCCGCAGGTTGCGTGGCAGCAGGCGGAGGCATTGTTGGTGTCGTTAGGTGCGTTGGCCGCGAAAAATGATGCTGGTGTTGGGGGTGGCTCCGGCGGTGATAGCGATGGCTCTGGTGTTGGGGGTGGCTCCGATGCGGATTTAGTGGTGACGTCGCGGGGGAGGCGCATGGCAGCGATCCCTGCGGATCCACGGATTGCCGAGGCGCTGTTGTCCTTGGGTACGGATGCGGCCAGGTGGGCGGCAGTGTTGACAGCGCAACCGTCGGGGGATGTTGCGCGGTGGGTGCCGGCGTCCGCCGCGGAACGCAAGCGGATCGACAAAACCCAACAGCGGTTCGAAGCATTAGTACGTAAGCAGCAAATAAGCAGAAGAGATCAGGCTAATGTGCCGGCCGGTGCACAAACGGTGGTCGGTAAGCAGGACGAACAGGGAATCGAGGTAAGCGCCGGATTGGCCTGTGGTTTTGCCTACCCTGGCCAGTTGGCACGCCTGATCGAAGGAAGCGACGGTACAGAGTACCTATTGGCTTCCGGCACGAGGGTACGCCTGCCCACGGGCGATCGAGGTTTCAGCAATCTGGTTGACCGTGAGTGGCTAGCGGTCGTGGAAGTATCCCTGTCGAACGCGCACAACCCTTCTGGCCGGGGTGGCGGGTCGGTGACGTCAGTTGCGACAGTGAGGTCCGCGGCGTCATTAAGTGAAAAGGAAGCACTGTGGGTGGCGGAGCAGACCGGCATGCTCAGCGAAGAAGTTGTAGCAGAATACAACTCGACTGCGGGGCGCCTGCAAGGTATCCGCGAGCGGCGAGTTGGGGCGATCATCCTCAACGAAACACGCGTCCAACTACAGCCCGACGAGGCTGCGCAAGCGGTAGCGGCAGCGATCCGAACGCACGGGCTTGCGCTGTTCGAGCCGCTCAGTGATGCCGCCCAAAACCTGCGCGAGCGAATGGCCTTCATCCAGGCCAACCAAGAGGCGCTACCGGGGCATCACCACGGCGCATGGCCAGACGTCAGCGAGCTTAACGACGGTGTCGGCGAAATTGGCGGGGTTGGCACGGTCGAGGAATGGCTCGCACCCGAACTACAAAAAATCGCCGACGGCACCCCCGTGAAAAAGATCGACCTGCTGGATGCCTTCCGCCGACTCCTCCCCTGGCCACAAGCAACCGAACTCGACACACTCGCACCCGAACGGTGGCGGGCGCCCAGCGGCAACACCCACCGCGTCGACTACAGCGACCCCACCCAACCCAAAGTCTCCTGCAAGCTGCAGGAATGCTTCGGCCTTGCGGAATCACCAGTGCTGTGCGGGCAGACCGTGCTGTTCGAGCTGCTCTCCCCCGCCGGCCGACCCCTAGCTATCACTGGCGACCTGCGCAGCTTCTGGGACGGCCCCTACTCGCAAGTCCGATCCGAAATGCGCGGCAGATACCCCAAGCATCCCTGGCCGGAAGATCCATGGGCGGCCACCGCGACGTCATTAACCAAAAAACGCCTCGAAGGGCGCACATAG
- a CDS encoding methylated-DNA--[protein]-cysteine S-methyltransferase — translation MLSGNTRALYGTVVDTPIGPLSVHASERGVCTIDFGTIYRGARSHPIVDAATTQIREYFAGERQVFSVPIDDAAWNDGGFAARALHALRGIGYGQTCSYGALAGLAGSAAASRAAGTACAMNPVPLLIPCHRVIRSDGSLGNYRGGVGAKRLLLELEQTYRSYR, via the coding sequence ATGCTGAGCGGCAATACTAGGGCGCTTTACGGCACGGTTGTGGATACTCCGATCGGGCCGTTGAGTGTGCATGCGTCGGAGCGGGGCGTGTGTACCATTGATTTCGGCACGATTTATCGCGGGGCGCGCAGCCACCCCATTGTTGATGCTGCCACTACCCAAATCCGTGAATATTTCGCTGGTGAGCGGCAGGTTTTTAGTGTTCCGATTGATGACGCCGCGTGGAACGACGGTGGGTTTGCGGCGCGCGCTCTGCATGCGTTGCGGGGGATTGGGTATGGGCAGACGTGTAGTTACGGTGCATTGGCGGGATTGGCGGGGAGTGCTGCGGCGTCGAGGGCGGCGGGGACGGCGTGTGCGATGAATCCGGTGCCGTTGTTGATTCCGTGTCATAGGGTGATTCGATCGGATGGGAGTTTGGGGAATTATAGGGGTGGGGTGGGGGCGAAGCGGTTGTTGTTAGAGTTGGAGCAGACATATCGGTCATACCGGTAG
- a CDS encoding DNA-3-methyladenine glycosylase I — MPGVYEGPVGLAEGLVLCSDGRVRPSWAAASGLLCDYYDTEWGRPLPDDPILAEKDLFERLSLEGLQAGLSWSLILQKREIFRLALADFDPEVLSLWDERDLEFVLECPGIIRNPSKIGAVLSNARATIALRDEPGGLVGLVRSFTPEAQPLPLSSADIPTWTEESKQLAKALRKRGFKYVGPKTMYALMQAIGLVDDRILGASPLIEPMY; from the coding sequence ATGCCTGGAGTCTATGAGGGGCCTGTTGGGTTAGCTGAGGGTCTTGTGCTGTGTTCGGATGGGCGAGTGCGGCCTAGTTGGGCTGCTGCTAGTGGATTGCTTTGTGATTATTACGACACAGAGTGGGGTCGGCCTCTGCCGGATGACCCTATCTTGGCGGAAAAGGACTTATTTGAGCGCCTTTCGCTGGAAGGGTTACAAGCTGGGTTGTCTTGGTCGTTGATATTGCAGAAGCGCGAGATTTTCCGCTTGGCGTTGGCTGATTTTGATCCCGAGGTTCTCTCGCTGTGGGATGAACGGGATTTAGAGTTTGTTCTTGAGTGCCCGGGCATTATCCGCAATCCTTCGAAAATTGGCGCGGTGTTGAGCAACGCGCGGGCCACCATCGCACTGCGCGATGAGCCTGGTGGTTTGGTTGGTTTGGTGCGTTCCTTTACCCCTGAAGCACAGCCTCTTCCTTTGTCGTCGGCGGATATCCCTACCTGGACGGAGGAGTCGAAGCAGCTTGCAAAGGCACTGCGTAAGCGTGGTTTTAAATATGTGGGCCCGAAGACAATGTATGCGCTGATGCAGGCGATTGGCCTGGTTGACGACCGCATTCTTGGTGCTTCACCGTTGATTGAGCCGATGTACTGA
- a CDS encoding SDR family oxidoreductase has protein sequence MTTQLPTTQGKIAVVTGGSTGIGEASARALAADGWHVIVASRSVDKLTAIAEEIGGTALPLDVTDADSVAEFAAAIDRCDLLVNNAGGAKGLDSVADADLDDWQWMYDTNVLGTLRVTKALLQKLIDAEGQIINIGSIAARVPYVGGAGYNAAKHGVAAMTRVLRLELQGEPLRICELDPGRVKTEFSLKRFKGDAARANKVYEGHLNLTAEDIAEAVRWVASLPAHMNIDAMTIMPRDQV, from the coding sequence ATGACCACCCAGCTCCCCACCACCCAGGGAAAAATTGCCGTAGTGACCGGCGGCTCCACCGGCATTGGCGAAGCGAGCGCCCGCGCCCTCGCCGCTGACGGATGGCACGTGATCGTTGCCTCTCGCAGCGTCGACAAGTTGACTGCCATTGCGGAGGAGATCGGGGGGACCGCGCTGCCCCTCGACGTCACTGATGCTGATTCGGTTGCAGAATTTGCGGCCGCGATTGATCGCTGCGACCTGCTTGTTAACAATGCTGGTGGCGCTAAGGGGCTTGATAGCGTTGCTGATGCTGATTTGGATGATTGGCAGTGGATGTACGACACCAACGTGTTGGGTACGTTGCGGGTCACGAAGGCTTTGCTGCAGAAACTGATTGACGCGGAGGGCCAGATTATCAATATTGGTAGCATTGCGGCTCGCGTGCCTTATGTTGGTGGTGCTGGTTATAACGCGGCGAAGCATGGTGTGGCTGCGATGACTCGGGTGTTGCGTCTTGAGTTGCAGGGGGAGCCGTTGCGTATTTGCGAGTTGGATCCGGGCCGTGTGAAGACTGAGTTTTCTTTGAAGCGGTTCAAGGGGGATGCTGCCCGCGCGAATAAGGTGTATGAGGGTCATTTGAATTTGACTGCGGAGGACATTGCGGAGGCGGTCCGGTGGGTTGCTAGTTTGCCGGCGCATATGAATATTGATGCGATGACGATTATGCCGCGCGACCAGGTGTAG
- a CDS encoding RNA-binding S4 domain-containing protein translates to MHPVDVEIRDTTIKLGQLIKLANLVETGGEAKALLAEGAVSVNGEVDSRRGRTVRVGDVVEVAVEPSPVAVRVLAAGSAAASDDVAGVAAEWAPGFDPSVLGNLDEIPIAGGEDA, encoded by the coding sequence ATGCACCCTGTTGATGTGGAGATCCGCGACACGACGATTAAGCTCGGCCAGTTGATCAAGCTTGCGAACCTGGTGGAGACTGGCGGCGAGGCGAAGGCGCTGCTGGCTGAGGGGGCTGTGTCGGTGAATGGGGAGGTTGATTCGCGTCGGGGGCGGACTGTTCGGGTGGGGGATGTTGTGGAGGTGGCGGTGGAGCCGTCGCCGGTTGCGGTGCGGGTGCTTGCTGCGGGTTCTGCGGCTGCTAGTGATGACGTCGCGGGGGTTGCGGCGGAGTGGGCGCCTGGGTTCGATCCGAGCGTTTTGGGCAATTTGGATGAGATTCCCATTGCTGGCGGTGAGGATGCCTAG
- a CDS encoding VOC family protein, which produces MPAFMAQHGMPYWIDLMSSDVRKSAHFYSELLGWEFEEAVPGYRLARCQGLPVAGLIAQPEDSNAADMWVTHFLADDIEATVAQVRELGGAVFAPPTEVQLGSMALLADPAGALFGVIEPHSEEAFVAGGEPGTAVWHELTCTNHYGEAVEFYSELFGWATASIEGAQYTTALADGAAFAGVWGGPESHVPSFWSTYVGVKDAGAACERAVSLGGEVVREPWDSEFGRMCVVADSTGAAVTLCEVDEPVVEGHEGDPLAGIDLSNLS; this is translated from the coding sequence ATGCCTGCATTTATGGCCCAGCACGGGATGCCTTATTGGATCGACTTGATGAGTAGCGATGTCCGCAAGTCGGCTCATTTTTATTCGGAGTTGTTGGGGTGGGAGTTTGAGGAGGCGGTGCCGGGGTATCGTTTGGCGCGTTGTCAGGGTTTGCCGGTGGCTGGGTTGATTGCGCAGCCGGAGGATTCGAATGCGGCGGATATGTGGGTGACGCATTTTTTGGCTGATGATATTGAGGCGACGGTTGCGCAGGTTCGTGAGTTGGGGGGTGCGGTTTTTGCTCCGCCGACGGAGGTGCAGTTGGGTTCGATGGCGTTGTTGGCGGATCCGGCGGGGGCGTTGTTTGGTGTGATTGAGCCGCATAGTGAGGAGGCTTTTGTTGCTGGTGGGGAGCCTGGCACTGCGGTGTGGCACGAGTTGACGTGCACTAATCATTATGGGGAGGCTGTGGAGTTTTATTCGGAGTTGTTTGGTTGGGCGACTGCGAGTATTGAGGGTGCGCAGTATACGACGGCGTTGGCGGATGGGGCGGCTTTTGCTGGGGTGTGGGGTGGCCCGGAGTCGCATGTTCCGAGTTTTTGGAGCACGTATGTTGGTGTGAAGGATGCGGGGGCTGCGTGTGAGAGGGCTGTGTCTTTGGGTGGGGAGGTTGTGCGTGAGCCTTGGGATAGTGAGTTTGGGCGGATGTGTGTGGTTGCGGATTCGACGGGTGCGGCGGTGACGTTGTGCGAGGTCGATGAGCCTGTTGTGGAGGGGCATGAGGGTGATCCTTTGGCGGGGATCGACCTGAGTAATTTGTCCTGA
- a CDS encoding alpha/beta hydrolase → MSIEHALSDEEQLSQLQWYFGEHHPQPDAAAPWSRQQDGEELEHAGGELEQWAARLPDRLTHTAMMLLGSALDHTMPGHAWIDGITATTSPYGTVFTPTGSGTIAATPTGRWGIALHGGSFWRGDGASRDHAWHPEVAALAQLTGITILDVDYPLYPTPLNDAVEQVREAAAWAREQSTNSGQDSSEVPASSKNQNSTPLAWYGASAGAALALIAAQPQDRLVATRPLLTLNGLPDAYRRDVTLPQPGAWPTTLIQQGSHDTRVQPYAELHPNTDNTNITVETYVADHMIIVPTEARRRHRDAATYLRA, encoded by the coding sequence ATGAGCATCGAGCACGCCTTGAGCGATGAGGAACAGCTGTCCCAACTGCAGTGGTACTTCGGGGAGCACCACCCCCAGCCGGACGCCGCCGCACCCTGGAGTCGGCAGCAGGATGGTGAGGAGCTAGAACACGCTGGTGGGGAGCTAGAACAGTGGGCCGCGCGCCTGCCCGACCGCCTCACCCACACCGCCATGATGCTCCTCGGCTCCGCCCTCGACCACACCATGCCCGGCCACGCATGGATCGACGGAATCACCGCCACCACCAGCCCATACGGCACCGTCTTCACCCCCACCGGATCCGGCACCATTGCTGCCACCCCCACCGGACGCTGGGGCATCGCCCTCCACGGCGGTAGCTTCTGGCGCGGCGACGGCGCATCCCGCGACCACGCATGGCACCCCGAAGTCGCGGCGCTGGCACAACTAACTGGAATCACCATCCTCGACGTCGACTATCCCCTCTACCCCACCCCACTAAATGACGCCGTCGAACAGGTGCGGGAGGCCGCCGCCTGGGCGCGCGAACAAAGCACAAACAGTGGGCAGGACAGTTCTGAAGTTCCAGCAAGCTCTAAAAATCAGAACAGCACCCCGCTTGCCTGGTACGGGGCCTCCGCCGGCGCCGCCCTCGCACTCATCGCAGCGCAACCACAAGACCGCCTCGTCGCCACCCGCCCCCTGCTCACCCTCAACGGACTGCCTGACGCCTACCGACGCGACGTCACCCTCCCCCAACCCGGCGCATGGCCCACAACCCTCATCCAACAAGGCAGCCACGACACACGAGTACAGCCCTACGCCGAACTCCACCCCAACACAGACAACACAAACATCACCGTCGAAACCTACGTGGCCGACCACATGATCATCGTCCCCACCGAAGCACGACGCCGCCACCGCGACGCCGCCACCTACCTACGCGCCTAA
- a CDS encoding M13 family metallopeptidase encodes MDDLYRSINGRWLDTHEIPADRASDGNFHQLRDQAEEQVHAIVREGDGLACALYRSFMDESAIPGVEALADDFSLVDVASVADFLRGAGQLDRVGVGGPVACYVAKSAADEQVVLYVYQSGLGLPDEAYYREASHAPVLEAYRAHIARMLPFAKEFLAGEWASAERELAGNADGAALHNDSTENNGATKNNDAAVAAVLADRIIALETDLARGHVDVVAARDAEARFNPGTVADLPGSAQALLLAMGAQADWPINNAMPDYLTHLDGLLTEERLPDFILAAKWNILASRAGLLRDEISKANFEFFGTQLTGATQQRDRWKRAVGLAENLVGFSIGKEFVQRHFPAASKIAMDGLVEQLLDAYRQRISQLGWMTEATREKALVKLGSFKAKIGYPETWIDYEGLEFSASGADVVANVRAGSEWNHDYSLSKVGKPADRDEWVTTPQTVNAFYNPVVNDITFPAAILQPPFFDVDADPAANFGAIGAVIGHEIGHGFDDQGSKYDEVGNLNSWWSDEDRAAFESLTEVLVEQFDGLVPSALQGSAGAAGAEGTDAASAGVNGRFTLGENIGDLGGLGIAVVAYRNLMEERGEQPNYVELFNSWARVWRNKVRPEMAAQLLAMDPHSPAEFRCNVIAANIPEFYEAFPETDESSPMWIDPERRLTIW; translated from the coding sequence ATGGATGATCTTTACCGCTCAATTAATGGCCGTTGGTTGGATACTCATGAGATTCCGGCGGATCGGGCGTCGGATGGTAATTTTCATCAGTTGCGTGACCAGGCGGAAGAGCAGGTTCATGCGATTGTGCGTGAGGGGGATGGTTTAGCTTGCGCGTTGTACCGGAGTTTTATGGATGAGTCGGCGATTCCGGGGGTAGAGGCGTTGGCGGATGATTTTTCGCTTGTTGACGTCGCGTCGGTTGCGGATTTCTTGCGGGGTGCGGGTCAGCTGGATCGTGTGGGGGTTGGGGGGCCGGTGGCGTGTTATGTAGCGAAGTCGGCGGCTGATGAGCAGGTTGTTTTGTATGTGTATCAGTCGGGGTTGGGGTTGCCGGATGAGGCTTATTATCGGGAGGCTTCGCATGCGCCGGTGTTGGAGGCGTATCGTGCGCATATTGCTCGGATGTTGCCTTTTGCGAAGGAGTTTTTGGCGGGCGAGTGGGCGTCGGCGGAGCGTGAGCTTGCAGGCAATGCTGATGGGGCTGCGTTACATAATGACTCCACAGAAAATAATGGAGCAACAAAAAATAATGACGCCGCGGTGGCTGCTGTGTTAGCGGATCGCATTATTGCCCTAGAGACTGATCTGGCGCGGGGCCATGTGGATGTGGTTGCGGCGCGCGACGCGGAGGCTCGTTTTAACCCGGGTACGGTTGCTGACTTGCCGGGCAGCGCTCAGGCGTTGTTGTTGGCGATGGGTGCGCAGGCGGATTGGCCTATTAATAATGCGATGCCGGATTATCTGACGCATCTTGATGGTTTGCTTACTGAGGAGCGCTTGCCTGATTTTATTTTGGCGGCGAAGTGGAACATTCTTGCCTCGCGTGCGGGTTTGCTGCGGGATGAGATTTCGAAGGCGAACTTTGAGTTCTTTGGCACCCAGCTGACGGGGGCGACGCAGCAGCGGGATCGTTGGAAGCGTGCTGTTGGTTTGGCGGAGAACCTGGTCGGTTTTTCGATCGGCAAGGAGTTTGTGCAGCGACATTTCCCCGCGGCGTCAAAAATTGCGATGGATGGGTTGGTTGAGCAGCTGCTGGATGCTTACCGCCAGCGGATCAGCCAGTTGGGGTGGATGACTGAGGCGACGCGCGAGAAGGCGTTGGTGAAGTTGGGAAGCTTTAAGGCCAAGATTGGCTACCCCGAGACGTGGATTGATTATGAGGGTTTGGAGTTTTCCGCGTCGGGTGCGGACGTGGTGGCCAATGTTCGTGCTGGTAGTGAGTGGAATCATGATTATTCTTTGTCGAAGGTTGGCAAGCCGGCGGATCGCGATGAGTGGGTGACGACCCCGCAGACGGTGAATGCTTTTTACAACCCGGTAGTCAATGACATCACGTTCCCCGCGGCAATTCTGCAGCCGCCCTTCTTCGATGTTGATGCGGATCCGGCGGCGAACTTTGGTGCGATTGGTGCTGTGATTGGTCACGAGATCGGCCATGGGTTTGATGACCAGGGGTCGAAGTATGACGAGGTCGGGAATTTGAATTCGTGGTGGTCGGATGAGGATCGTGCCGCGTTTGAGTCCTTGACTGAGGTGCTGGTGGAGCAGTTTGATGGGCTGGTTCCGTCGGCGTTGCAGGGTTCTGCGGGTGCTGCGGGCGCTGAGGGCACTGACGCCGCGTCGGCTGGGGTGAACGGTCGCTTTACTCTAGGCGAGAACATTGGTGACCTGGGCGGTTTGGGTATTGCTGTGGTGGCGTACCGAAACCTGATGGAGGAGCGGGGCGAGCAGCCGAATTATGTAGAGCTGTTTAATTCCTGGGCGCGTGTGTGGCGCAATAAGGTCCGCCCGGAGATGGCGGCGCAGTTGTTGGCGATGGATCCGCATTCGCCGGCGGAGTTCCGCTGCAATGTGATCGCGGCGAACATTCCAGAGTTTTACGAAGCCTTCCCCGAAACAGACGAGTCCAGCCCTATGTGGATTGATCCGGAGCGCCGACTAACAATCTGGTAG
- a CDS encoding type III secretion system chaperone family protein, translating into MYQLRPIVRYPLWSAVIGIFIVVMALPAVLVLSHENPTTYSEVEVGAGFYDLPAIPIVKPDGKPLRCEDGPMDIGKSWLCEGTFLTGYIVEEIEDNDAAKELAIRRLTRGLRDEAAAASNGPDVPVGGVYTQQGPALILDNEDNEELTAMIPYTHINPDVLTPEQKEEIDKPDSDLAKAWLVAYVQGDAPYRELVAQTFAGAGILPDDADLPAIPDTEVKA; encoded by the coding sequence ATGTATCAACTGAGGCCAATTGTGCGCTACCCACTGTGGTCCGCCGTCATCGGCATATTTATCGTCGTCATGGCGCTACCTGCAGTCCTCGTGCTCAGCCACGAAAACCCCACCACATACAGCGAAGTTGAAGTGGGCGCCGGATTCTACGACCTCCCCGCCATCCCTATCGTCAAACCCGACGGCAAACCCCTACGCTGCGAAGACGGCCCCATGGACATCGGAAAATCCTGGTTGTGCGAAGGCACATTCCTCACCGGCTACATCGTCGAAGAAATTGAAGATAATGACGCCGCGAAGGAACTGGCCATCAGACGCCTCACCCGTGGGCTGCGGGACGAAGCCGCCGCCGCAAGCAACGGACCCGACGTACCCGTCGGCGGTGTGTACACCCAACAAGGCCCAGCCCTCATCCTGGACAACGAAGACAATGAGGAACTGACCGCCATGATCCCCTACACCCACATCAACCCCGACGTGCTCACCCCGGAACAAAAAGAAGAAATCGACAAACCAGACTCCGACCTCGCTAAAGCCTGGCTCGTCGCCTACGTCCAAGGTGACGCCCCCTACAGGGAACTCGTCGCACAAACCTTCGCCGGCGCAGGCATCCTCCCCGACGACGCCGACCTGCCCGCCATCCCCGACACCGAGGTGAAAGCATGA
- a CDS encoding PrsW family intramembrane metalloprotease, whose amino-acid sequence MSKISFWSLWITLAIGTIVGIGVMQSWSAVMLGVALSVVEVSLFVLLLRLLPQWPQGKSWWLLPALLWGGFASMVIIFATGTSASTLMIMYGLDMFEASMGGAYPEEAVKALGVFLVLTAYRNFNRPWHGLVVGIVVGIGFEVVENTLYGGTGAVLDPVSDVAGTLSMWGMRTIFGPGIHGMLSGIAGWGIGLALFSAQRGVIWRLSQVCGWLFLAFACHFTWNIQWPSEDTSVMVMVCVGVVMYSTVIGIVAYSWKKAKKPDFAMVHY is encoded by the coding sequence ATGAGCAAAATATCCTTCTGGTCCCTCTGGATCACCCTGGCCATCGGCACCATCGTCGGCATCGGGGTCATGCAATCCTGGTCCGCCGTCATGCTCGGCGTCGCACTCTCAGTAGTTGAAGTATCCCTCTTTGTCCTATTGCTGCGCCTGCTACCCCAATGGCCCCAAGGGAAATCGTGGTGGCTACTACCCGCGCTACTGTGGGGCGGGTTCGCATCTATGGTCATCATCTTCGCCACTGGAACGAGCGCCTCCACTCTCATGATCATGTACGGGCTCGACATGTTCGAAGCCTCCATGGGCGGCGCCTACCCCGAAGAAGCAGTCAAAGCACTCGGCGTATTCCTAGTCCTGACCGCATACCGCAACTTCAACCGCCCGTGGCACGGACTTGTGGTCGGTATCGTCGTCGGCATCGGCTTCGAAGTCGTCGAAAACACCCTCTACGGTGGCACAGGCGCTGTGCTCGACCCAGTTTCTGACGTCGCGGGAACCCTCAGCATGTGGGGCATGCGCACCATTTTTGGCCCCGGCATCCACGGTATGCTCAGCGGCATCGCCGGATGGGGCATCGGTCTAGCATTGTTCAGTGCCCAACGCGGCGTCATCTGGCGGCTTAGTCAAGTATGTGGGTGGCTGTTTCTCGCGTTTGCATGCCACTTCACCTGGAATATTCAATGGCCATCGGAAGACACATCGGTCATGGTGATGGTGTGCGTCGGGGTCGTTATGTACAGCACCGTCATTGGTATTGTTGCGTACTCGTGGAAGAAGGCGAAGAAGCCGGACTTTGCGATGGTCCACTACTGA